From the genome of Niallia sp. FSL W8-0635, one region includes:
- a CDS encoding YdhK family protein, with protein sequence MKKKTFMKSSLILTLLVLLLAACSNNNNENSSNKSEEGMDMSSHDMEGMDMSGSGEVPEGLKVAEKPKYEVGSNAIINADHMKGMDGAEATIVGAYDTIVYTISYTPTTGGEKVTNHKWVIQEEIEDAGDEAIEPGTEVIVNADHMEGMKGAKATIDSAEKTTVYMVDYTPTTGGEKVTNHQWITESELSPVE encoded by the coding sequence ATGAAGAAAAAAACTTTCATGAAAAGCAGTCTAATCTTAACACTATTGGTCTTATTATTAGCTGCTTGTTCAAACAATAACAACGAAAATAGCTCAAACAAAAGTGAAGAGGGAATGGATATGTCTTCTCATGATATGGAAGGCATGGATATGTCGGGTTCAGGAGAAGTTCCTGAGGGTCTAAAAGTCGCTGAAAAGCCTAAATATGAGGTTGGAAGTAATGCAATAATCAATGCAGACCATATGAAAGGTATGGATGGAGCAGAAGCGACAATCGTAGGTGCTTACGATACAATTGTTTACACAATTTCATATACTCCAACAACAGGTGGAGAAAAAGTAACAAATCATAAATGGGTAATTCAAGAGGAAATTGAAGACGCTGGAGATGAAGCAATTGAGCCAGGTACAGAAGTTATAGTCAACGCAGACCATATGGAAGGCATGAAGGGGGCAAAGGCTACAATCGATTCAGCAGAAAAAACAACGGTTTATATGGTAGATTATACCCCAACCACAGGTGGAGAAAAAGTAACGAACCACCAATGGATTACGGAAAGTGAATTATCTCCAGTAGAATAA
- a CDS encoding YwmB family TATA-box binding protein → MKKTIIYITASVLLISLFFYFNYKVSGKEDKLLKTIVNLQSINADISQWSIYTKKEKKSNTSLNIYYQRESELKKKYQQFNWEVEKDKNHHIKLTGTLKDQNIQQLITLTAYNENDKYNILETYSYKSTDWNKEEYQNVLKSLDEKENYFFTVKALVRKKENIKQISTLLLKKFTANSIEKLVEDDFVSITAYNKSWKDYLSSNKKNKFNIQFGIRTNKELQDTYNLTIGSPIITEEY, encoded by the coding sequence ATGAAGAAAACAATTATCTATATAACTGCTTCTGTCCTTTTAATTTCTTTATTTTTTTATTTTAATTATAAGGTTTCTGGAAAAGAGGATAAATTATTAAAAACCATAGTTAATCTTCAATCAATTAATGCTGATATTTCTCAATGGTCTATCTACACGAAAAAAGAAAAGAAGAGTAATACTTCATTAAATATATATTATCAAAGAGAATCTGAATTAAAGAAAAAATATCAACAGTTTAATTGGGAAGTTGAGAAAGATAAAAATCATCATATTAAGTTAACTGGTACATTAAAAGACCAAAATATCCAGCAGTTAATTACCTTAACTGCATATAATGAAAATGATAAATATAACATTTTAGAAACTTATAGTTATAAAAGCACAGATTGGAATAAAGAGGAATACCAAAATGTTTTGAAATCACTAGATGAGAAAGAAAACTACTTTTTTACTGTTAAGGCTTTAGTAAGAAAGAAAGAAAATATTAAACAAATTTCAACGCTACTTTTGAAAAAATTTACAGCAAACTCTATTGAAAAATTAGTTGAAGATGATTTTGTTTCAATTACTGCTTATAACAAGTCGTGGAAGGATTATTTATCTAGTAATAAAAAAAACAAATTTAACATTCAATTTGGTATAAGGACAAATAAAGAGCTTCAAGACACTTATAATTTAACAATTGGAAGCCCTATTATAACAGAAGAATATTGA
- a CDS encoding stage II sporulation protein P, whose protein sequence is MIRILNGYLLAIIIVMYFSIFLINYLKSDIKLSSDIVSVSTKQLDADILSSLFEIGQFQLSDVNEEIKKPSILNGVVWLTSNIWPEDIRTFLGRELVGFSQFNTEIAIAGKGTNLATLPIESPPPNEDILTNENNSSSNEDKIESPKNEASNKNVVYIYHSHSWEAFLPQLSGITDPNQASSLDEKKNVIQVGTQLQNELLERGIGAEHSTTNVTAELKKKGWSYAQSYSLTREIVQEATTKEKSLVYLIDIHRDSQARKITTLEFNGIEYARLFFVAVFVNIVVAFSYFSVVFSQGYRVTLAGLMI, encoded by the coding sequence ATGATACGAATATTAAATGGTTATCTACTAGCTATTATTATTGTCATGTATTTTAGTATTTTCCTAATAAATTATCTGAAATCAGATATAAAACTTTCATCAGACATTGTTTCTGTTTCTACTAAGCAACTAGATGCAGATATTCTTTCTTCTTTATTTGAAATTGGACAGTTTCAACTATCAGATGTTAACGAAGAAATTAAAAAACCATCTATTTTAAACGGCGTAGTTTGGCTTACTTCAAATATTTGGCCTGAAGATATAAGGACTTTTTTAGGAAGAGAATTAGTAGGATTTTCGCAATTTAATACTGAGATAGCTATCGCAGGGAAAGGGACTAATCTAGCAACGCTACCAATAGAGTCTCCGCCTCCTAATGAGGATATTCTTACAAATGAAAATAATAGCAGTTCCAATGAAGACAAAATAGAATCTCCAAAGAACGAAGCTTCTAATAAAAATGTTGTATATATATACCATTCTCATAGTTGGGAAGCATTTTTACCACAACTTTCAGGTATTACAGATCCAAATCAGGCGTCTAGTTTGGACGAAAAGAAAAATGTAATCCAAGTGGGTACCCAATTGCAAAATGAATTATTAGAGAGGGGGATAGGAGCTGAACATAGTACTACCAATGTAACAGCAGAACTTAAAAAAAAGGGTTGGAGTTACGCTCAATCCTATAGTTTAACAAGAGAAATCGTCCAAGAAGCTACTACTAAGGAAAAGTCTTTAGTTTATCTTATTGATATACATAGGGATTCACAGGCAAGAAAGATTACTACGTTAGAGTTTAATGGTATTGAATATGCAAGATTATTCTTTGTAGCGGTGTTTGTCAACATAGTTGTCGCATTTAGTTACTTTAGTGTTGTGTTCAGTCAAGGCTACCGCGTTACGCTTGCTGGCCTGATGATTTGA
- a CDS encoding IS3 family transposase (programmed frameshift), with the protein MKEKNGVRYSKEQKEAIVKRMMPPHNESVATISKEEGITEPTLYKWRKAAREAGVATPGNGQTSDKWTSQDKFLIVMETFAMNETELAEYCRKKGLYREQIELWRSVCLQANGQVFDQSKQLSGALKEEQKRAKQLEKDLQKKEKALAEAAALLLLRKKAQGDLGGRRGRMISPSNRALAVELIQEANQNGARLAKACEELYISVRTYERWVADGKVKVDQRPFAKRPVPKNKLSEEEKKEILEVVTQEEYADLPPTQIVPKLADKGTYIASESTFYRVLREGKMQHHRGRSQKPTRRIPESHLATSPNQVWTWDITWLGGPVKGLYYRLYLILDLFSRKAVGWEVWEKEEATHAESLVKKAVINEKIQGAPLVLHSDNGSPMKAETFLSLLEKLGIQSSFSRPRVSNDNPYSEAMFRTLKYRPDYPHKGFTSLEEARQWAHQFVHWYNHIHLHSGLNYVTPAQCHAGEHVTILTKRKDVYEAAKAKHPERWARSLRNWTPIEKVALNPMRDEGKRKR; encoded by the exons ATGAAAGAAAAAAATGGAGTACGATACTCGAAGGAACAAAAAGAGGCAATTGTTAAACGAATGATGCCACCACATAACGAATCAGTGGCTACTATCTCGAAGGAAGAAGGCATCACAGAACCAACGTTGTACAAGTGGCGTAAGGCTGCACGTGAAGCTGGTGTGGCAACGCCTGGCAATGGACAAACAAGTGACAAATGGACCAGTCAAGATAAGTTTTTAATCGTGATGGAGACCTTTGCGATGAACGAAACGGAATTGGCTGAATACTGTCGTAAAAAGGGTTTGTACCGTGAACAGATTGAATTATGGCGATCTGTTTGTCTCCAGGCAAACGGACAAGTATTTGATCAATCAAAGCAGTTATCTGGTGCGTTAAAGGAAGAACAGAAACGGGCAAAACAGTTAGAAAAAGATCTTCAAAAGAAGGAGAAAGCATTAGCGGAAGCTGCGGCGTTATTATTACTTAGAAAAAAGGCCCAAG GCGATTTGGGGGGACGACGAGGAAGAATGATTAGCCCATCAAATCGCGCATTAGCTGTAGAACTCATCCAAGAAGCCAATCAAAATGGTGCGCGGTTAGCGAAGGCTTGTGAGGAACTTTATATTAGTGTACGAACCTACGAGCGCTGGGTGGCAGATGGTAAGGTTAAGGTCGATCAGCGTCCCTTTGCGAAAAGACCTGTTCCAAAAAATAAGTTGTCCGAGGAAGAGAAAAAGGAAATACTCGAGGTTGTTACACAAGAAGAATATGCCGACTTACCGCCGACACAAATTGTCCCAAAGCTTGCGGATAAAGGAACATATATTGCGTCAGAATCTACGTTTTACCGTGTTTTACGTGAAGGAAAGATGCAACACCACCGTGGACGTAGTCAAAAGCCAACACGAAGAATCCCCGAGAGTCATCTGGCCACATCGCCAAATCAGGTGTGGACATGGGATATTACGTGGCTTGGTGGACCTGTGAAAGGCTTGTATTATCGCCTCTATTTAATACTCGATCTATTTAGTAGAAAAGCAGTTGGGTGGGAAGTATGGGAAAAGGAAGAAGCGACACACGCTGAATCACTTGTAAAAAAAGCAGTCATTAATGAGAAAATCCAAGGGGCACCACTGGTGTTGCATTCAGACAATGGGAGTCCGATGAAAGCTGAGACTTTTTTAAGTTTACTTGAGAAGTTGGGGATCCAAAGTTCCTTTTCAAGACCACGTGTAAGCAATGATAATCCTTATTCAGAAGCCATGTTTCGAACACTTAAATACCGCCCTGATTATCCGCATAAGGGCTTTACCTCACTTGAAGAAGCCAGACAATGGGCACACCAATTTGTCCATTGGTATAATCATATTCATCTGCATAGTGGGCTGAATTATGTAACACCGGCACAGTGTCATGCCGGAGAACACGTAACCATATTGACAAAGAGAAAAGACGTATATGAAGCCGCAAAAGCGAAGCATCCAGAACGCTGGGCGAGGAGTCTAAGAAATTGGACACCTATTGAAAAAGTAGCACTTAATCCAATGCGTGATGAGGGAAAAAGGAAACGTTGA
- the copZ gene encoding copper chaperone CopZ: MEKVTLNVQGMSCNHCVNSIEGNVGKLNGVSNVKVDLGTGTVLVEFDKEVLTLDKIKETIDDQGYDVQ; the protein is encoded by the coding sequence ATGGAAAAAGTAACTTTAAATGTTCAAGGTATGTCTTGTAATCATTGCGTTAACTCAATTGAAGGCAATGTAGGTAAGCTCAATGGTGTATCAAATGTAAAAGTTGACCTTGGAACCGGAACTGTTCTTGTAGAGTTTGATAAAGAAGTATTAACATTAGATAAAATTAAGGAAACAATCGATGATCAAGGTTATGATGTACAATAA
- a CDS encoding metal-sensitive transcriptional regulator, whose translation MASVLDNDESLEETHCSTSSERKSHHSNKVKQNLITRLNRIEGQIRGIKGLIEKDTYCDDVITQISATQAAMNSVAKILLEGHLKECVVERIQEGDLEVVDEVLITIQKLMKK comes from the coding sequence ATGGCATCCGTTTTAGATAATGATGAATCTTTAGAGGAAACTCATTGTTCCACTTCAAGTGAGCGAAAAAGCCATCACTCCAATAAGGTTAAACAAAATCTTATCACCAGGTTAAATCGGATTGAAGGTCAAATACGAGGTATAAAAGGATTAATAGAGAAAGATACTTATTGTGATGATGTTATAACTCAAATTTCTGCGACACAAGCAGCTATGAATAGTGTTGCAAAAATTTTACTTGAGGGCCATTTGAAAGAGTGTGTTGTTGAGCGTATTCAAGAAGGTGACCTAGAAGTAGTAGATGAAGTATTAATTACAATACAAAAATTAATGAAAAAGTAA